A portion of the Ricinus communis isolate WT05 ecotype wild-type chromosome 10, ASM1957865v1, whole genome shotgun sequence genome contains these proteins:
- the LOC8258674 gene encoding two-component response regulator ARR22 — MAMSSESSTANDEKTKGNKIFSALIVDDDRVLRRIHKKILTGQGVVEIQEAGDGQEAVELHRAGASFDLILMDLHMPIMDGCQATKELRDMGINCTILGVSTCYEEEHKKFMESGIDDCISKPLSLNKLASWLPAKDNSEAEDTINSSYNNDTDETDDPNSSSCSSSNINI, encoded by the exons ATGGCAATGAGTTCGGAGAGTTCAACTGCTAATGATGAAAAGACAAAGGGTAACAAAATTTTCTCTGCGCTTATTGTGGATGATGACCGTGTGCTTCGAAGAATCCACAAAAAGATACTGACAGGACAAGGGGTGGTGGAAATTCAGGAGGCTGGTGATGGACAGGAAGCTGTTGAGCTTCATCGGGCTGGTGCTTCTTTTGACCTCATTCTTATGGATTTGCATATGCCCATCATGGATGGCTGTCAG GCAACAAAGGAGCTGCGAGACATGGGCATAAACTGCACTATTCTTGGTGTTAGCACTTGTTATGAGGAGGAGCATAAGAAGTTCATGGAATCTGGCATAGATGACTGCATTTCTAAGCCACTTTCTTTAAATAAGTTAGCCTCTTGGTTGCCCGCTAAGGATAACAGCGAGGCCGAGGACACCATCAACAGCAGCTATAATAATGATACAGATGAGACCGATGACCCTAACAGCAGCAgctgcagcagcagcaacatcAACATATAG
- the LOC8258673 gene encoding two-component response regulator 24, translating into MLCTFHLDFYIVVSYCGRKMGSEKMTMSSESSTANDEKKNSNSKPLSVLLVDDNIVLRTIHKAMLTRQGMEVHLAVNGQEAVEFHRAGASFDLILMDLDMPIMDGCQATKELRDMGINCAIIGVAACSDSERKTFMESGLDDCISVPFSLEKIACYILLLTDDNIEVGDNINNYYDYTEEEEEEEDDRKSIRSSCSSNTI; encoded by the exons ATGTTGTGTACATTTCATCTTGATTTCTACATTGTGGTTAGCTATTGTGGGAGG AAAATGGGGTCTGAGAAGATGACAATGAGTTCGGAGAGTTCAACTGCtaatgatgaaaagaaaaacagcaACAGCAAACCACTTTCTGTGCTGCTTGTGGATGATAACATTGTACTTCGAACAATCCACAAAGCGATGCTGACAAGACAGGGGATGGAAGTTCATCTGGCTGTTAATGGACAAGAAGCTGTTGAATTTCATCGAGCTGGTGCTTCTTTTGACCTCATTCTTATGGACTTGGATATGCCCATCATGGATGGCTGTCAG gCAACAAAGGAGCTCCGGGACATGGGCATTAACTGCGCCATTATTGGTGTTGCCGCTTGTAGTGACTCCGAGCGTAAAACGTTCATGGAATCAGGCCTGGATGACTGCATTTCTGttccattttctttagaaaaaatCGCCTGTTACATCCTGTTGCTCACCGACGACAATATCGAGGTCGGGGACAATATCAACAACTACTATGATTACacagaggaggaggaggaggaggaggatgaCCGTAAGAGCATCCGCAGCAGCTGTAGCAGCAACACCATATAG
- the LOC8258672 gene encoding GDSL esterase/lipase At5g33370: protein MIPEKFAVKYRKNASELGYFQQYQKRVQALIGADQTERLVSEALVLITVGGNDFGNNYYLVPFSARSRQYSLLDYVKYLISEYRKLLMKLYQLGPRRVLGTGTGPLGGMPAELAMPGTDGGCSAELQRAASLCNPQLVEMLNEFNGKIGRDVIIGVNTQQMNLDFVNDPEACGVCFQVA from the exons ATGATACCTGAAAAATTTGCAGTTAAATATCGTAAGAATGCATCGGAATTGGGGTACTTCCAGCAGTACCAGAAACGAGTTCAAGCCCTAATAGGAGCTGACCAAACCGAGCGACTTGTCAGTGAAGCACTTGTCCTCATCACTGTTGGTGGAAATGATTTTGGAAACAATTACTACTTGGTGCCCTTTTCTGCAAGGTCTCGCCAGTACAGTTTGCTAGATTATGTCAAATATCTTATTTCAGAGTATAGAAAACTCTTAATG AAGCTGTACCAGCTAGGACCGCGTAGAGTTCTTGGAACAGGTACTGGACCCCTGGGTGGCATGCCAGCAGAATTAGCAATGCCAGGCACTGATGGTGGATGCTCAGCTGAATTACAACGAGCTGCATCTTTGTGCAATCCGCAACTTGTTGAAATGCTAAATGAGTTTAACGGAAAAATTGGCAGAGATGTGATTATCGGAGTAAACACTCAACAAATGAACTTGGATTTTGTCAATGATCCTGAAGCATGTGGTGTATGCTTTCAAGTCGCTTAA